In Borreliella spielmanii, the following proteins share a genomic window:
- the ade gene encoding adenine deaminase produces the protein MNLFKIKANYIDIFNKEIYPASITIENGYIVSIEKIDATLDEYVLPGFIDAHIHIESSFLIPSNFAHLVVQHGTVATISDPHEIANVNGIDGINFMINNSKKTEFKIFFGAPSCVPALSSKFETSGHVLDDQDVDKLMESNDIYYLSEVMDFKGVINKDVEVINKINSALKRNKVVDGHAPGLSPHLTLKYMSSGISTDHECSTIEDARYKLSLGVKIIIREGSVAKNFESLHPLISECSNKYCDSLMFCFDDAHPNDILHGHINSIVARAIGYGHDFFDVLKIACINPVLHYKIPVGLLRIGDPADFIITKDIKTFKIDKTYINGKLVYSDGILHIPLISEIPINNFNCSEKSILDFKFSTKNKMIPIINCINNQIITQKTMIDSNLLAPDFQSNIAEDILKIAIINRYEDNSKISIGFIKNFGIRKGAIGSTVAHDSHNIIVVGTNDEYLCKATNIIIENKGGLCALNNEKTIIIKLPISGLMSTLPAKEIAFQYMKLNDFCKNILGSQLDDPLMTLSFMSLTVVPHLKINDKGLFDVDSFCFLDY, from the coding sequence ATGAATTTATTTAAAATTAAAGCCAATTATATCGACATCTTTAATAAAGAAATTTATCCAGCTAGTATAACGATTGAAAATGGTTATATTGTGAGCATAGAAAAAATTGATGCAACATTGGATGAGTATGTGTTGCCAGGATTTATCGATGCACATATACATATAGAGAGTTCTTTTCTTATACCATCAAACTTTGCGCATTTGGTAGTTCAACATGGTACTGTTGCGACAATAAGCGATCCTCATGAAATAGCGAATGTGAATGGTATTGACGGTATAAATTTTATGATAAATAATTCTAAAAAAACCGAGTTTAAAATTTTTTTTGGAGCTCCTTCTTGTGTGCCGGCTTTGTCTTCGAAATTTGAAACCTCAGGACATGTATTAGATGATCAAGATGTAGACAAATTAATGGAATCAAATGATATTTACTATTTGTCTGAAGTAATGGATTTTAAAGGAGTAATTAATAAGGATGTTGAAGTTATAAATAAAATAAATTCTGCATTAAAGCGCAATAAGGTTGTTGATGGGCATGCTCCTGGCTTGTCTCCCCATTTAACTTTAAAGTATATGTCTTCAGGTATTAGTACTGATCATGAATGTTCAACAATAGAAGATGCAAGGTATAAATTATCTTTAGGTGTGAAAATCATAATTAGAGAAGGAAGTGTGGCTAAAAATTTTGAATCTTTGCATCCCTTGATTAGTGAATGTTCTAACAAATATTGTGATTCTTTAATGTTTTGTTTTGATGATGCACATCCAAATGACATACTACATGGACATATTAATTCAATAGTAGCTCGTGCAATAGGGTATGGGCACGACTTTTTTGATGTTTTAAAAATAGCATGTATTAATCCGGTTTTACACTATAAAATCCCAGTGGGGTTGTTAAGGATAGGAGATCCTGCTGATTTTATAATTACTAAAGATATTAAGACATTCAAAATAGATAAAACCTACATTAATGGCAAATTGGTTTATAGTGACGGCATATTGCATATTCCATTAATAAGTGAAATTCCTATAAACAATTTTAATTGTAGTGAAAAATCTATTTTAGATTTTAAATTTTCTACTAAAAATAAGATGATTCCGATAATCAATTGCATCAATAACCAAATTATTACGCAGAAAACTATGATTGATAGCAATTTATTGGCTCCAGATTTTCAATCTAATATTGCTGAAGATATCTTAAAGATAGCTATAATAAATCGATATGAAGACAATAGTAAAATTTCTATAGGATTTATAAAAAATTTTGGGATAAGAAAAGGTGCTATAGGGAGTACAGTTGCTCATGATTCTCACAATATTATAGTTGTTGGAACTAATGATGAATATTTATGTAAAGCAACAAATATAATTATTGAAAATAAGGGAGGTTTATGTGCTCTAAATAATGAAAAAACCATAATAATTAAACTTCCTATTTCTGGATTAATGAGCACTCTTCCAGCCAAAGAAATAGCTTTTCAATACATGAAATTAAATGATTTTTGTAAAAATATTTTAGGTTCTCAGCTTGATGATCCTTTAATGACTTTGTCTTTTATGTCTTTAACAGTAGTTCCGCATTTAAAAATAAATGATAAAGGATTGTTTGATGTTGACTCTTTTTGTTTTTTAGATTATTAA
- a CDS encoding SIMPL domain-containing protein (The SIMPL domain is named for its presence in mouse protein SIMPL (signalling molecule that associates with mouse pelle-like kinase). Bacterial member BP26, from Brucella, was shown to assemble into a channel-like structure, while YggE from E. coli has been associated with resistance to oxidative stress.) → MFRKKEICFLLFSLLLFMSSIIISHGIKNIGIKNENYITVKGLSEREVLSTSSSWELRYNLTGNTINDIIKANNLSLSKIKNFFLKHGFSEDHIKMGFMEFNEEAYKESLYKYRAYISLSVHTKNIEKMEAAEKNITELYNQGILISNSGGPRYYFDNINDIKPEMLADSIRNAKLAALEFAKHSSSKLGKIKNANQGYFEFLPIDRSLGPQESYPKKILRIVTTVSYYLD, encoded by the coding sequence ATGTTTAGAAAAAAAGAAATATGTTTCTTGTTATTTTCATTACTTTTATTTATGTCATCAATTATAATTTCTCATGGAATAAAAAACATTGGTATTAAAAATGAAAATTATATTACAGTTAAGGGTCTTAGTGAAAGAGAAGTTTTATCAACATCTTCTAGTTGGGAACTTAGATATAATTTGACTGGCAATACTATTAATGACATTATTAAAGCAAATAATTTAAGCTTGTCTAAAATTAAAAACTTTTTCTTAAAACATGGATTTAGTGAAGATCATATAAAAATGGGATTTATGGAATTTAATGAAGAGGCTTATAAAGAATCTCTTTATAAGTATAGAGCATATATATCTTTAAGTGTTCATACAAAAAATATTGAAAAAATGGAAGCCGCAGAAAAAAATATTACTGAACTTTATAATCAAGGCATATTGATTAGTAATAGTGGAGGACCAAGATATTACTTCGACAATATTAATGATATAAAGCCCGAAATGTTAGCAGATTCAATCAGAAATGCAAAATTAGCAGCTTTGGAATTTGCAAAACATTCAAGTTCAAAATTAGGAAAAATTAAAAATGCAAATCAAGGATATTTTGAATTTCTTCCCATTGATAGAAGCTTAGGGCCCCAAGAGAGTTATCCAAAAAAAATATTAAGGATAGTTACAACCGTTTCTTATTATTTGGATTGA
- a CDS encoding P52 family lipoprotein produces the protein MKTLVGACIVTLAVLGCYLPDKQKQAVQTFFKNSQSSDIGSDEIVADEIVADGIFDNLKLYMTEHNLLVDIKKTIISLKDPNYRAVPPVRDYNEEYFNKFFLDLGSERSKELIKLFGKIKNEQNDDKFKREAYWLYSCIRDLYSSDIKYSGENGNEYIVDMPRRPTIDQQYL, from the coding sequence ATGAAAACTTTGGTTGGCGCTTGTATAGTAACATTGGCTGTATTGGGTTGTTATTTGCCTGATAAACAGAAACAAGCCGTTCAAACTTTTTTTAAGAATTCACAAAGTAGTGATATAGGTTCTGATGAGATTGTTGCTGATGAAATTGTTGCTGATGGGATATTTGATAATTTAAAATTATATATGACTGAGCATAATTTGCTAGTTGATATAAAAAAGACCATAATCAGTTTAAAAGATCCTAATTATCGTGCTGTACCCCCAGTGCGTGACTATAATGAGGAGTATTTTAATAAATTCTTTTTAGATTTGGGGTCTGAGCGATCTAAAGAATTGATTAAGTTATTTGGCAAGATAAAAAATGAGCAGAATGATGATAAATTTAAAAGAGAAGCTTATTGGCTATATTCATGTATAAGGGATTTATATTCTTCAGATATTAAGTATTCTGGTGAAAACGGGAATGAGTATATTGTTGATATGCCTAGGAGGCCCACTATTGATCAACAATATCTTTAA